TGTAGTTAATACCATTGCCGCCTTTCAGCCCCATGTGCTGGTGGTGGATACCTTTCCCGCTGGATCGGCCCAGGAACTGTTGCCGGTTTTACGCTGGGACGGCAAGCGAGTTTTCATCTACCGGGAGCAGAAGGCGGAAGTTTGCACGGATCCCTGGTTTCAGCAACTTCTGGCACTTTATGACCAGATTCTGATTCCCCACAGCCCCGGAGAGCTGGAGCTACCCCTGCCCCCCGATGTGCCGGTGCAGTGGACTGGACCCATGGTGGTGCGCGATCGCAGCGAAGCCCTGGATCCCCAAGCCGCCTGCGATCGCCTGGGGCTACCTCGCGATCGTCCCTTGATCTATGTGGGCTTTGGGGGGGGCGGTGACCCGGATTATGGTTCCCTCCTCCAGTGGGTGTTAACCCAAGCCCCCGATTTTCCCCAGTGGCAGTTTGTGGCGGCCCAGCCCCCCCTCGGTCGGTTGAATCTCGATATCTTGCCCCAAAGCCCTAATATCAGCATGATTCGCTACTATCCTCTGGCAGAGTGCTGGTCTGCCTTCCAGGGGGCTATTTCTGCTGCTGGTTACAATACGGTGGCGGAACTGTTGCACCATCAGGTGCCGACCCTCTGGGTGCCCCTGAAGCGGGGGGTGGATGCCCAGGATCAGCGGGTCGATCGGCTGGTGGCCCAGGGCTGGGGCTGGCGGGTCGATCCCCAGGATACGACGGCCCTGGAGATGGCGTTGCAGGCTTTGACTGACACGGGGGCGCGATCGGCCAAACGCCACGCCCTCGCTACGTTGGATCAGGGCAATGGGGCGATCGTTGCCGCCGATACCCTCTGCTCCTGGCTGGGTCTCCCCTAACCCCGCGATCGTGACCGACCCTTTCCCCTCTCGGTCATCTTCTCAACAGGTCATTAAATAGGACGACCAAACAGGACGACCAAACAGGACGACCAAACAGGACGACCAAACAGGACGACTGTAAAAGTGGGACAGGCCGGGGGACGATCGACCGTCATTGTTTCCAAGATGCAGCCAGATAGCTCACCGCTGAACTGGTTACACCATGACTCACTCCCCTAAATCCCCCTGGCTTTCCCTGGCCTTCGGCCTGTTGCTCTGCCTAGGACTGGCACTGGCCAGCCTGACCCTAGCGCCTACCCCCGCCCTGGCGGAGTCTGTGTCTGCCCAAGGGGCGATCGTCGTCATCAATGATCTGGAAGATCGGGCCATCCTGGCTCCCCCCGTGGCGACGGCCCAGCGCCAGTACTACCAAACCCACCCCACCGCCTTCCCTCCTAGTCTCTGGTCACGGGTGCAGGGGGTGGTCACCTTTGCCAACGTTATCTGGGTTTTGGCCAGCCTGCTGCTAGTGGCAGCGTTGGCCTGGTTGGGGGGGCTATACTTCCTGGCTCTGCTGATGGCCGTTCCCCTGGTGGTCTACGAAGCACTGGCCTATGGCTGTAGCCTGGGTCTGATGATCTACAGTCCCAGCGAATTTGGTGCCCTGCCCGGTTGCCTGGGGTTTGCCGGCACCTGGGCCTGGTCTACGGTGCGCCACCACGATCGCCTTCGGCTCCTCTATCAGCGCTGGCACTGGGATCCGATCGTGGTCTACAGTACCGTGCTCACCCTCGTCTGGGGCGCGGCGACCCTCTGGCAGCAGAGCACCGTCCTAGGGTTCATTACCGTCATTGCCCTGGAAGCCTGTGTGGGATTTTTCATTGGGGTTATGCCCGGTGTCTATAGCCTAGGGTTCCGCTCCCGTGACCTGGTGCCCCGCGCTGTTATCGTCTCCCTGGGGTTACTGCTGGCCTATGTGCCCTTATCCCAAGGCTGGATCCAATGG
This region of Prochlorothrix hollandica PCC 9006 = CALU 1027 genomic DNA includes:
- a CDS encoding glycosyltransferase; this translates as MLSRRWLFYAVNGLGLGHLTRTLALARQLRRRSPQSQFLFLTTSEADGILWQEGFASVKLPSRMAAKPSGLRYGSYNRLIHTVVVNTIAAFQPHVLVVDTFPAGSAQELLPVLRWDGKRVFIYREQKAEVCTDPWFQQLLALYDQILIPHSPGELELPLPPDVPVQWTGPMVVRDRSEALDPQAACDRLGLPRDRPLIYVGFGGGGDPDYGSLLQWVLTQAPDFPQWQFVAAQPPLGRLNLDILPQSPNISMIRYYPLAECWSAFQGAISAAGYNTVAELLHHQVPTLWVPLKRGVDAQDQRVDRLVAQGWGWRVDPQDTTALEMALQALTDTGARSAKRHALATLDQGNGAIVAADTLCSWLGLP